The window CCAATATCAAAAACTTCGCTGAAGATCTTCTCAAGCCTCTTTTGAACACTCCAAGTGAAGTCTTTCAGTGTGTTCTAGATGGAAAGTCAACACACATATTGGGCGAAAAAATTTTCCAATACTTGAATAAAATCAATATGGTTGATTCTTTTGTTCTGGGGGTTAAACAAAATGATGGTTCAGTTAAAATTCACTATGCTAACGTTGATGGAGAAGAACTAATAGATTTTATTATTCCTCCAGAACAGAAGTCTATAACTTCATATATTATTGATTTCAAGGTCAAACAATACTTTAAAAATTCTTTTGATATCAAACTTCCACCAGGGTATAAAAAGATACACGTTGGCGAAAATATTCCAAATTCAATATATGGGGTACCTTTGTCTTTTGATAACCAAACTTTCGGAGCTGTTTTGTTTGAAAAAAGAGGAATAGATCAGTTTACTTTTAAAGATTTCTATCTCTTTGATTTATTTGCATATATTATTTCTATAAACTACAAATTAAAAAATACTATACGGGAATTGAGAATAGAAAAAGAAAAAAATTATTTAAATTCAATAGTTGATCCTCTAACAAAAGCATTTAATAGGACATTTTTAAACCATTTTCTCGAAAAAACAATTGCATATTCTAAAAGGAACAAACAAGAAAATACTTTGGTATTTATTGATTTAGATAACTTTAAACATATAAATGATCAACATGGACATTTCTATGGAGATGAAATATTAAAAAATTTTGTTTCAGTAGCTAAAAAAACTCTGAGAAAAATGGATGTTATTGCAAGATACGGCGGTGACGAATTTATAATTGTTTTACCAAATACAAATATTAAAACCTCAAAAAAAGTTATCAATAGACTTCAAAAAGAAGCTTCAAAGCTTCAAACACCTATACGATTTTCATATGGCTTAATCAACATAGATCCCGAAAAAGATTTAGAAGAGACTCTTAGAACGGTAGATGAAAAAATGTATGAAATGAAAAAAATGCAAAAAGACAGTTGACAATCTTTTTGTATAAAATTTGATTACAGTATTGACTTTTCCATAAGTTATGATAATATTTTATTTGGAGTTTGAAATCAGCTTGCAAAAACAAGGATTATTGACAAAAAATGGGAAATATGGTATAATATAATATGAAATTGATAAGTTCCGGCGTAGCTCAATAGGCAGAGCGGGTGGCTGTTAACCACTAGGTTGGGGGTTCGAGTCCCTCCGCCGGAGCCAGCTTAGTTTCTAAGGAGGGGTGTGAGTCGGAAGGTGCTCCCCTTTTTTGTTTATTTTGACAATTATTTTTGAATTTCTCCAAAAGCATTTTACACCTTCTCCCTCAAGAAAAAGCTAGAAAAAATTGAAATTCTCTCTTTTTTCTGTTCTAAGTTGACAATAAAGTCCATCATTCCTCCTAAAGGAGAAAAATTTTTTAAAAATGGACGGGGAACGTTCTAAAAATAATAGAAAAATAATAATAGGTAACCCAAAACAAACTCAAAAATATATATAAAAATAAAAGCAACTAATATATCTTCAAAAAATGGCCAAAATTATCTTTACATATAACTTACAATATAAAGAAACTTTAATAATCCCGATATTCTTGTCATGTCTTCTCTACATGCATAAACATATTTTCCAGGTTTTGTTTTTACAATTCTAAATAATTCCTCATTTTTCTACATTCTTCATTCAATGGCCTCTCGCAAAATGAATTCCTTCTTTTATTACTACTTTCATATCTTGTAATCTCAAATATTTCTCAAACTAAAACACATCAGATAATTTGTTTGCTATAAATATGGTACCTTTTAACTTTATTTTTTAAGATGTTTTCAAGTAGTTTTATCCCACTTGAATATGTTTTCCCAATTTCTACGTATTGGAAGGACTTATATTTTTCTTTCGTTAATACTATTTCATGCATTATATGTTTCTCACATGATGTATTCACATATTTCTTATCCAGCTTAAGAAGTATGTTTTTCTAAATCTAATCCTATACCAGATATCAAACACTATATATATATTTTCTTCACATCAGCTCATATATTCATGGATATAATTGATATAATTAATAAAAGAATTCTATAATTTCTTTAATTAAAGAAGCTTATAATGAAAGTTTCTAAGTGACAGGCCTTTATTAATGTATAATGTCCTCATTTTCAATGTTTCTCTAAACAAAAAAATAAGCAGTTTTTTAAGAACTGCTAATAAATATACTTAAACAGAATATTTTTTAGTTCTATTATTGTTGGTAAACTTTTGAGAAAATTATGATAGAATATTAGTGTAAAACTTAAGTTTGAACGTTACTTTATTTTTGTTTTTCTTATACTAGGAAAGATTATATCATTTTCCCCTTTATTTTCAAAGTTTCATATACTATTTCTGAAACAAATCCAAATTAACTTGTCTTTTTATTTTTCTTTTCTATACATTACAATATTATGCTAAACAATGACAAATTTTGACTGACTTAAAAGAAGTTAAAACTATGATGGGAAGAAATTCTCCTATAATGGACCTTAAAAATACTGCAAAAAATTTAAAAATAGAAAAATTTGCTTCTTATAGGATAGGAAAGGAATATAAAATTTTTAGTGTGAAAATTAATAAAGGAAAAAACAGGAAGATTATTGTTGTTGGAATTGTACATAACAAAGAATTGATAGGTAAATAGATAAAGTAATGTAAAAGTCAAGAAAAAAATATATAAACAAGTTATCAAAAAATTCGCATCATGTCCTTAAAAATTAAAAGGAGGAATAAAATATGATGAATGAAAATGCAAAAACTCCTGGGGGGTTATTTAGGAATAATTTCTCAGGTAAAAACTTGAGAGAAAAATCTACAATTCAGACCAGCAATTTTGTAATTAAAGACACT is drawn from Thermosipho atlanticus DSM 15807 and contains these coding sequences:
- a CDS encoding sensor domain-containing diguanylate cyclase — its product is MIYILTFFIFVLAFVIILLYLKNTKLLKILRILSEKNKQISFGIWKSDKLFYYTPTFEESAKKLNINFNEFKKVSKNKLKSLLEKYPTLQEILETIILNYHDENISFDIELPIGNEFFFVKFFRTKINNIKYSFVYVINLSTNIKNFAEDLLKPLLNTPSEVFQCVLDGKSTHILGEKIFQYLNKINMVDSFVLGVKQNDGSVKIHYANVDGEELIDFIIPPEQKSITSYIIDFKVKQYFKNSFDIKLPPGYKKIHVGENIPNSIYGVPLSFDNQTFGAVLFEKRGIDQFTFKDFYLFDLFAYIISINYKLKNTIRELRIEKEKNYLNSIVDPLTKAFNRTFLNHFLEKTIAYSKRNKQENTLVFIDLDNFKHINDQHGHFYGDEILKNFVSVAKKTLRKMDVIARYGGDEFIIVLPNTNIKTSKKVINRLQKEASKLQTPIRFSYGLINIDPEKDLEETLRTVDEKMYEMKKMQKDS